TCTTTTACAAAATTTACGCTTACAAAATTTGCGATAAAAACTTGCGCGTCCGTTCTTCTTTGGGGTTTTGAAAAAATTCTTGGGGTGGGGCTTGTTCGACTAACATTCCACCATCCATTAAAACGATGCGATCGGCAACTTCGCGGGCAAACCCAACTTCGTGCGTCACGACTACCATTGTCATCCCCGATCGCGCTAGACTCCTCATCACATCTAACACTTCCCGTACCATTTCTGGATCGAGGGCTGATGTAGGTTCGTCAAATAACATAATTTTAGGCTGCATTGCTAATGCCCGGGCGATCGCTACCCGTTGTTGTTGTCCGCCAGAAAGTTGTCCTGGGTACTTTTGCGCTTGTTCTAAAATTCCTACCCTTTCCAACAGTTGCATGGCGACTTCTTCCGCTTTTTGCTTTTTCCAGCGGCGTACCCAAATCGGCGAAAGAGTTACGTTTTGTAGTACGGTAAGGTGAGGAAACAAATTAAATTGCTGAAACACCATTCCCACTTCTTTACGAATTGCATCTATGTTACGCAAATCGTGAGTTAGGGCAATTCCATCGACTTCAATTCGCCCTTGTTGGTAATCTTCTAAAGCATTAAACGTGCGAATAAACGTAGATTTACCCGAACCAGAGGGACCCATCACCACCACCACCTCCCCCCGATTCACGGTAAGGCTAACCCCACGCAGGACGTAAAATTTATTGCTGCTATACCACTTATGGACGTTCTCAGCAATAATCATTGGTTGTGAATTGTCATTTGTCATTGGTAGTTGGTAATTGATAGTTGGTAATTGGTAGTTGGTAGTTGGTAATTTTTGACTTTCAGCTTTTGACTTTTGACTTTACCCATTACCCATTACCTGTTAGTTACTAACATTTAATTTCCGTTCTAAATAGCGACTTGCAGTAGACATTCCATAACAAAAGAGCCAGTAGAGTAAGCCAATGAATAAATAAACTTCGGCATAACGTCCGAGAAATTGGGGTTGTGCCAAAATCGAGCGAGAGATTCCGGTTAATTCTAGTAAACCAAATAGAGCTAGTAGAGATGTATCTTTAAATAAACCAATAAATTGACCGACGATCGCGGGAATTACGGCTTTAAGTGCCTGGGGTAATACGATCAGTAACACAACTAAAGGCGAACTTAAACCCAAGGCTTTAGCGGCTTCGTATTGTCCTCTAGGTATAGCTTGTAATCCACCACGGATATTTTCTGCTAAATACGCTGCACTAAATAATACTAGTCCAGCGATCGCCCGTAGTACGCGATCTAAATTGCGGAAGTTAGGCGGGAGAAATAACGGTAACATTACCTGGGCTAAGAATAAAATGCCAATTAATGGCAACCCGCGCACGACTTCAATGTAGAGGATCGATAAGATCCGGACTATAGGTAATGGACTTTGGCGACCGAGGGCGAGTAAAACGCCAAAGGGAAACGACAGTACGATCCCGCAAATTGCTGTGAGTAGGGTTAGTAATAGCCCCGACCATACATTTGTTGGGACTGAAGCTAAACCTAAACCACCTCCAATTAACCAAACATTGACGATAAATACTAATCCCCAAGCTGGTGTTAGCCAAGGGCTAATACTAGTAGGTAATTTGCGTCCAACTGCGTAGCCAACTATAGCAATAATGGCGATCGCTAATATCCATAGACGCGCACTCAGTTCTAAAGGTAGCAGTACAATAGCTGCAATCATTACCCCTAAAACAAATAAAATTGTCCGGCTAAATATGGGAGAATTTCTAACAATATAACCCCAACAAAGCCCTGCTAAACCGATAATCAGTCCCAGCGCCGTCCACACCCGCCAATACAATTCCGGAGGAAATCGACCGACAAAAAAGAGCCGCAAGTTTGCACCCACGACCCCCCACTGTGCTGCGGTTAATGCCCAACTAATAAAGTTACTCAGTCCCCAAATAATGACTGCTAAGCAAACAATTGTCAGAATACTGTTGTACCAAGTACTGAACAAATTTTTCTGTACCCAGTTCAGGGGAGATGTGGGTGGGGTAGGAGGCGCAGACGATTGGATTTGCAAGGGTCTATCTCTCCTTAATTTGCACAGTGCGGTTGTATAAATTCATGATGAGAGAGATGGTTAAGCTTGTAGTTAGATAGGTAATCATAATTAGCAACATCACTTCCACAGCCCGTCCCGTCTGATTAAACGTGGTGGAAGCAACAAAATAAACATCGGGAAAACCAACTGCGATCGCCAAACTGGAGTTTTTCGCTAAGTTGAGGTAGTGACTCGTCAAGGGTGGTATAATTACGCGCAATGCTTGCGGTAAAATCACCATTTGCATGATCCGATTCGGCTTCAGTCCCAAAGCACGAGCTGCTTCCCATTGCCCTTTTGGTACGGCTAGAATCCCCGCCCGCACAATTTCAGCAATATAACTACTCGTATAAATCACCAGTCCAGCAAGGAGGGCGCAAAACTCTGGCGACAGACGCAATCCACCCTCAATCTGTCCCTGCGTAACTTGCGGAATACTCAACTGAAAGGGAATATTGCGGGTCAAGACAAAAGCGATAACGATAGCCCCTAAAATCGAACCCAAAGCATACCAAATTTGATGTCCTGCCTGTCCTCGTTCTACCATGACGCGCCCCCGCCAGCGCCACAAGGCGATCGCCCCAACAATTCCCGCCAGCAGTAACACCAACCAAATGCCTCCCCCCGCCCCAATTTCCAGCCACGGAAAAAACACGCCTTGTCCCGTCAGGTAAGTAGAACCAAGAAGAGTAATAGGATTTTCAATTCCTGGTAGGTTGATAAAAACGGCAAAGTACCAAAAAAATAGTTGCAATAGTAGAGGTACATTGCGGAAGATTTCTACATAAGAAATAGCAATACGTCGTACCAACCAGTTATCTGAAAGTTGGGCAATACCAAAGACCAATCCAAAAATAGTAGCTAAAACTAGACCGATTGCTACCACACGCAATGAATTAAGCAATCCGACAAATATTGCCCGACTATAGCTATTAGACGGATCGTAGGGAATGATGCTTTCGCCAATATCAAAGGAGGCTTGCACTCCCAAAAAATCAAATCCTAACTGAATGCCTAATTGCCGCAGATTATAAGTGAGATTATCCCAAATCAGAGCAACAAAAATTACCACCAACAAAACCGCGATCGCCTGTCCGGCAATCTGCCAGAAGCGATCGTCTCGTAATAGTTTCTGCAACTTCATGTAGTGGTAATTGGTAATTGGTAAGTCAAAAGTCAAAAGTTACAAGTCAAAAACCAAAAGCCAGAAGTCAGACATCAAAAGTGATTGCTCCCTGCTCCCTGACAAATGTTACCTGAACGGTGGAGCGTAGTGTAAACCACCTTTCTCCCAGATATCGTTCTGACCGCGTGGTAAATTGAATGGCGTGCCAGGTCCGAGATTACGGTTGTAAATCTCGCCGTAGTTGCCGACTTTCCTCACTGCACGGGCAACAAAATCATTCGGTAAACCCGCACCTTGACCTAAATTCCCTTCCGTGCCTAGCAATCTTTTGACAACTGGGTCTTGGCTTTTGGCGAATTGGTCGATGTTTTGAGAATTAATCCCCAGTTCTTCGGCTTCAATTAAGCCAAAGACCGTCCACTTAACCGCATCAAACCAGCGGGAGTCTCCGTTTTTCACGGCTGGTGTTAGTGGTTCTTTGGATAAAAGCGCATCTAGAATAATATTATCTTGCGGATTTTTCAGCGTTGTTCGACGGGATACCAATCCAGAGCGATCGGTACTCACAGCCTGACACCGACCTTGTTCGTATGCTGCGTAAACGGCATTAGCATCTTCAAATACTAGGGGCGTGTATTTCACTCCAATTTTGCGCATTTGGTCGGCAAAGTTTTGCTCGGTAGTGGTTCCCGTCTCCATGCAAACAGCTTTGCCTTGCAAACCCTTCAAGTCTTTTGTCCCAGCAGATTTCTTCACCATTACGCCCTGACCGTCATAAAACGTCACGGGAAGAAACTCCAGCCCTACCGAAGTATCGCGACTCATCGTCCAAGTCGTATTGCGACTGAGAATATCGACTTCTCCTGCTTGCAGGGCAGTGAATCTCTCTTTTGCGTTCAGATTGCGGAAATCGACAGCATTCGGATCGTCAAATAAAGCCGCTGCGATCGCCCGACAGATATCCACATCGAGTCCAGAATACTTACCTGCTTGGTCTACGTAGCTAAACCCTGGTAAAGTACCACTGACACCGCACGCTAGCCTACCGCGAGACTTAGCTGCATCTAATGTACCCCCTCCTCCCCCTGCGGCTGGGCTACTTCCTGTTTGAGCGGTTCCCTGTGGCTGTGGTGACTGGGAATAAAATTGGCTGCAAGCAGTTAAAGGAGTTGCTACCAGCGCAACACCCACTAGCAGTACACTCCTTTTGAACATAAATAGATTTGTCCTACTCTTCTCTGTTTTTTTACGATGCACGCTCATACTAAGTGGTATCAATTGCCACAAAAGCGAGTGTTTCTCTGTAAATTTGATTAGTTAAACTTTACCGCAAACAGACGTAAGAAGTGAGAGATCGGAGGTAAGTTGATGCATACACACTTGTAGGGGCGCACAGCTGTGCGCCCCAATAAATTAGGCATAATATGGAGGAAATTACACGTCGCTAATTCTGATACGAACGACCGCGCCTATAAAGAGTTACTCCTAGAGCAATTCCAGGAATAGTCAAAACTGCTACCCAAGGAGAACGCCACCAATCAATTGATTGCGTCGTGTAGCTGTTCCGATATCTGCTGCAAGGATAAGATTGAGCTGGATCGACAGAAGAAAATAAAACTCCACCCGCGATCGCAGTCGTGGATAAGATAGTCGCCAACGATAATTTTGCTGCTTTCATTGTGCTTAACTTCCCTAGCTTTTATCAGTTCAACTCAAGTAGCTTGAGAAAAGCATGAATTTTTATAAATTGTAATCTAGAACTTGTAATTTAGAACTTGTAATTTCTACCCTGAAGCCGAGTTCGGCGCTGATGGCGCAAATCGTTATCTACTCTAGCAATCAATTCATCCAGTGCCAAAGTTACAAGTTCGAGTTGTCGATTACTGTCACGTAATTGTTCGACGGTACGCTTAACTTTGTCTGGATCGGGAATTTTTTTAGGTTTACTCATGTAGGTCAAAGTCCCTCTTAGCTTCTCTAATACTTGCAATTGAAGCATCGCGGGCAGCTTGGGCTTGCTCGATGGTTTGATACAGTAAATTTACCACATCTGTAGGAGCAGTCGGTTGATATTCGGAAATTCTAGGTAAGAGCGCACTCAGACGAGAATAAGGAGCTAGTAGGCGTTCTCTCACATTCAGGAGTTGTTCTAATACTGGAAGCGTTTCTTCTGTTTCACCAAACTGTTCAAAGAGCCTTGATTCTGTTGCTGCTGCCTCATCCATCCCTTCCACTAACTGTCTTTGTAGAGTAAAAATGGTACCTAAAGTTTCATCTGAAAGCTTTGCCATCTGCGTATTTTTTCATCTTTAACTGTTTCATAAAATACACAGAAAGGTTGAGTTATAGCAAGAAGCCAGTATTATCTGACCCCATCAGATTGCCGAAAGCAATTTTCTTCAAAA
This window of the Chroococcidiopsis thermalis PCC 7203 genome carries:
- a CDS encoding amino acid ABC transporter permease, whose protein sequence is MKLQKLLRDDRFWQIAGQAIAVLLVVIFVALIWDNLTYNLRQLGIQLGFDFLGVQASFDIGESIIPYDPSNSYSRAIFVGLLNSLRVVAIGLVLATIFGLVFGIAQLSDNWLVRRIAISYVEIFRNVPLLLQLFFWYFAVFINLPGIENPITLLGSTYLTGQGVFFPWLEIGAGGGIWLVLLLAGIVGAIALWRWRGRVMVERGQAGHQIWYALGSILGAIVIAFVLTRNIPFQLSIPQVTQGQIEGGLRLSPEFCALLAGLVIYTSSYIAEIVRAGILAVPKGQWEAARALGLKPNRIMQMVILPQALRVIIPPLTSHYLNLAKNSSLAIAVGFPDVYFVASTTFNQTGRAVEVMLLIMITYLTTSLTISLIMNLYNRTVQIKER
- a CDS encoding amino acid ABC transporter substrate-binding protein, translating into MFKRSVLLVGVALVATPLTACSQFYSQSPQPQGTAQTGSSPAAGGGGGTLDAAKSRGRLACGVSGTLPGFSYVDQAGKYSGLDVDICRAIAAALFDDPNAVDFRNLNAKERFTALQAGEVDILSRNTTWTMSRDTSVGLEFLPVTFYDGQGVMVKKSAGTKDLKGLQGKAVCMETGTTTEQNFADQMRKIGVKYTPLVFEDANAVYAAYEQGRCQAVSTDRSGLVSRRTTLKNPQDNIILDALLSKEPLTPAVKNGDSRWFDAVKWTVFGLIEAEELGINSQNIDQFAKSQDPVVKRLLGTEGNLGQGAGLPNDFVARAVRKVGNYGEIYNRNLGPGTPFNLPRGQNDIWEKGGLHYAPPFR
- a CDS encoding amino acid ABC transporter ATP-binding protein — translated: MTNDNSQPMIIAENVHKWYSSNKFYVLRGVSLTVNRGEVVVVMGPSGSGKSTFIRTFNALEDYQQGRIEVDGIALTHDLRNIDAIRKEVGMVFQQFNLFPHLTVLQNVTLSPIWVRRWKKQKAEEVAMQLLERVGILEQAQKYPGQLSGGQQQRVAIARALAMQPKIMLFDEPTSALDPEMVREVLDVMRSLARSGMTMVVVTHEVGFAREVADRIVLMDGGMLVEQAPPQEFFQNPKEERTRKFLSQIL
- a CDS encoding amino acid ABC transporter permease, which codes for MQIQSSAPPTPPTSPLNWVQKNLFSTWYNSILTIVCLAVIIWGLSNFISWALTAAQWGVVGANLRLFFVGRFPPELYWRVWTALGLIIGLAGLCWGYIVRNSPIFSRTILFVLGVMIAAIVLLPLELSARLWILAIAIIAIVGYAVGRKLPTSISPWLTPAWGLVFIVNVWLIGGGLGLASVPTNVWSGLLLTLLTAICGIVLSFPFGVLLALGRQSPLPIVRILSILYIEVVRGLPLIGILFLAQVMLPLFLPPNFRNLDRVLRAIAGLVLFSAAYLAENIRGGLQAIPRGQYEAAKALGLSSPLVVLLIVLPQALKAVIPAIVGQFIGLFKDTSLLALFGLLELTGISRSILAQPQFLGRYAEVYLFIGLLYWLFCYGMSTASRYLERKLNVSN